From the Quercus lobata isolate SW786 chromosome 6, ValleyOak3.0 Primary Assembly, whole genome shotgun sequence genome, one window contains:
- the LOC115950212 gene encoding uncharacterized protein LOC115950212, with product MYPDLYKGLNLKPEDLSPYDSPLVSFEGKIIIPKGMIRLPMQTDSDVVEMNFIVVDAYSPYTATVARPWLHALGAVPSTLHQKVKYPSGGQVKEIIGNQGMARQCMVSAISRRPNSEPSTSAENGL from the coding sequence atgtaccctgatttgtATAAGGGGTTGAACTTGAAGCCGGAAGACCTGTCGCCATACGATTCCCCTCTGGTCagctttgaaggaaaaatcATCATCCCGAAAGGCATGATTAGGCTACCTATGCAAACAGACTCAGACGTGGTAGAGATGAACTTCATTGTCGTAGATGCATACTCCCCCTACACAGCTACTGTGGCCCGGCCGTGGCTTCATGCACTAGGGGCTGTGCCAtcaaccttgcaccaaaaagtgaagtatccATCAGGAGGTCAAGTCAAAGAAATAATAGGGAACCAAGGAATGGCTAGACAATGCATGGTGTCGGCAATCTCACGACGACCAAATAGTGAACCTTCCACTTCAGCCGAGaacggcttatag